The genomic DNA CCAATGTTTAGGAGAGAATTCATCAAAGCAGGCGCAGGAGCAACCGCACTCATCGCAACACCGGCGTTCGTCCCGGTACCGGCGCTCGGCAGCCACGACACCCTCACCGAGTTCGCACTCTCGGACCCCGAAATCGATCCGTACGGCGCGGATCACAACCCATCGTTCGTCGGCAGCTACGACGACGCTGACGACCGCGAAGCGTTCGAGGCGTGGCTCGAGGATGATACCGATACCGGACGCATCGTCCGCGAGTACGACCATCTCGACCAGACCGCGTTCACGCTGTCGTGGTCCGAAGCTGGCGTCTCACAACTGTGGGGTGGCCTCGAGCATCGATCGGGCGGCCTTGACGACCTGACCTACCTCGAGTTTGCAGACGCGAACGCCATCCTCGACCATCCAGAGCCGATCGAACCCGACGACCTCGTGAGCGAGTCGGCGTTCTCGCTCGAGACGGGCTGGCTCGAGCGCCAACTGCTCGCACTCGAGCTGGGCCAACTCGACGCCGAACCCGATATCGACGGCCTCGCCTTCGATGACGACGCACCCGAATCAACGCTCAGAGAGGCACGCCGACTCGTCGGCGCGGGCGATGGCGTCCTCGAAGACACCAACCGCGGTGACGGCGTCACGGTCATCGTGATCGATACCGGTATCGAAGACCGCTCGATCTACGAAGACGAAAACGGCGATCGACGCATCCAACCGGAATCGACGGACTTCACGAGCGCGGGCGACCCGACGGTCGACGAGAACGGTATCGACACGGTCTCGGATGCCGACGGTCACGGCGATTGGGTCTCGGCGTGCATCCTCGCGGATAACGACGATGACCGATACTCTGGATTCGCGCCCGAAGCCGACCTCGTGACGGCGAAAGCACTCGACGAAGATGGTGGCGCGGTCGCGGATATCGTCGCGGGCGTCGACCTCGCTATCGACGTCGACGCAGACGTGATCTGCATGAGCCTCGGCAGCCCGCAATGGTCCGAAGCACTCGCAGACGCGCTCGAGGACGCGTGGGATGCTGGCGCGTTCACGGTCGTCGCCTCTGGCAACGACCGCGTCGGAACGACGTTTACGGCTCATCCCGCCAGCGCCGAACATGGCCTTCCGGTCAACGCGACGAACGTCCCCGAAAGCGGCGACCGGGACGACACCCAAATCGCGAACTTCGGGAACGTTGGCCCGCATCCGGGTACGCAGGACTTCTCGAGTGGTGCCTCAGAAGGCGCGGGGCCGGAACTCGCAGCGCCGGGGATGCAGATCGAGATCGACCCCGTCGGGACGCTCACCGGAACGAGCATGGCCGCGCCGATGGTCGCCGGCGCGGCGGCGGTCCTCGCAGGCGAGGGGCACGATAACGAGGCCATCCACGACCGGCTACTCGAGTCGGCCTACCCCGTCGAACACTTCGGCGTCACGGAGTCCGAGTACGGCTTGCTCGATCTCGAGGCCGCACTCGAGGGCCGTGAACACGATGACGACCAGGCCGACGTGCGCTCGGACAGTGCGCGCACGCGGGATGACTTCAACGAAGCGCTGTCGGTGAGTCGCGGGCGACTAATTTTGAGGCTGTTCTAAGACCATGGCTGGCTCAGTGACGCGTCGAGAGTACCTCCAGAGCACCGGGAGTGTCGCGTTTCTCGGCTGGGGGGCGTTCGATTCGGCGGATGACGCACTCGAGGACGAACCCGAACTCGAGTACGACGGCGACGCACCGGTCTTCCCCGACCATATTACGGAGACGCGAGACGATACAGACGAACTCGAGGAGTACGCGCCGAAACTCGTGACGACGCCCGAAGCGCGCTCGGAAATGCGTGGCATGTACGGCTGGATCGCCGAAAGCGAGGAGTTCGACGTGACGGCGTACTACTACTGGACGCGCTACAATACCCAACGCAGTTCGCTGGCCTACGTCGGTCTCGATGTCGATGCGATTCGAGTGCCGTTCACTGACCGCGAACTGTTCGGCTTCGATTCGCACTACCTGGACCACGAGCCCTATATCTCATTTGTGAACGACGACGGCACCGTCGAGCAAGCGGTCGCGACGGCAGGCCATCACTACGCGATGGAGCTCGATTCAGACTGGGGCAGTTTCACCGAAGACCGTGTGAGCGGGCGCGAGACGCACGCCAATCTGGCCGTCATCCGCCCGTGGAATCACTTCATGGATGCGCCGCGTGGCGAACACGGCGATTTCGTGTTCAACTACGCGAGTTTCGGTAGCTGGCTCAACGAGTACGAGACGTGGTATCGAAACAATCGCTACGAGCGCACCGCCGATATCGCGGTCATGGACCCCTTCAGGTTCTACGATGACGGCGAGCAGGCCTACCGGGACCACTGGTGGGAGGCCGACGAGTTAGACGCACGCGTCGTGCGCGATATCCGACTCCGGCGGATCACCGACCGCGACCAACTCCGGATCGAGGATTGGGACAGATGACTGAGAACGCAAAACCACCGCCAGACCCACCGCCCGATCGACCGCGCACAGCTACCGAACACTTAGCGATACAGACACACCATGCCACTTGAAATCATACCGAATAGACAACTCAAAATCGACACACCCGACGGCGGAAGCGTCGTCTGGGGGGATGTCGACGGAGAGACGAGCATCCCTGGAACGTTCGGGCGAACGTCTTCGGGCGTGTTGCTCGGCCCACTCGAGATCGCCGTTCCAGACGGCGAAACGCTCTGGATCGACGACCTCAGTTTCGAGGCCGAATACGACGGCGGCTGGTTTTCGCTAGGCCTCGTCGCCCCACTGGCGGCAGCCCCAATGGCTGACCGCGACGAGACTGAATCGAACCCGGTCAACCGACGCCACATTCTCACGCTACTGGCGGCAACCGTCGCTGCCGGTATGTTGTCGGTCAATGCGAGTGCTGACGAAGACGAAGACGAAGACGACGATGGTACAGTCGCCCTGTCGGTAGCCCGTCTCGAGATTGGCGATTCCGACCAACCGTTTTCGATTCGGATCATCGACATCGTAGACGAAGTCTTGCCACCGACGACCGATGTCCTGGTTGATCAGGACGGTCGGCGGACCGGATCGGTCGGTGACAGCGACGAACGTGTTACGATCGGTTCGGATGCCGAGACCGTTCGAATCTATCTCGAGGATAGCATCGGGCGGATA from Natronorubrum daqingense includes the following:
- a CDS encoding S8 family peptidase codes for the protein MFRREFIKAGAGATALIATPAFVPVPALGSHDTLTEFALSDPEIDPYGADHNPSFVGSYDDADDREAFEAWLEDDTDTGRIVREYDHLDQTAFTLSWSEAGVSQLWGGLEHRSGGLDDLTYLEFADANAILDHPEPIEPDDLVSESAFSLETGWLERQLLALELGQLDAEPDIDGLAFDDDAPESTLREARRLVGAGDGVLEDTNRGDGVTVIVIDTGIEDRSIYEDENGDRRIQPESTDFTSAGDPTVDENGIDTVSDADGHGDWVSACILADNDDDRYSGFAPEADLVTAKALDEDGGAVADIVAGVDLAIDVDADVICMSLGSPQWSEALADALEDAWDAGAFTVVASGNDRVGTTFTAHPASAEHGLPVNATNVPESGDRDDTQIANFGNVGPHPGTQDFSSGASEGAGPELAAPGMQIEIDPVGTLTGTSMAAPMVAGAAAVLAGEGHDNEAIHDRLLESAYPVEHFGVTESEYGLLDLEAALEGREHDDDQADVRSDSARTRDDFNEALSVSRGRLILRLF